GtgattcaagttttttttttataattatactacaacaatacacattgccatctagccccaaagtgggTGTAGCTTGTTTATACCCataactaagataactgataaatacccagacactgaaaaacatcacataaacatttttccaatgaaaaatattttttattcaatgacAATCAGATTTACTTGGAATTGACATTACATTTTTCGTCTTAGTAAAATTACCTCCATGAACTCTATCCAACATCAAACTTATATCAACATCATTTTCATTCAACCTGCTGCAGAGAGCATCCACATATTGACTGACTCCACCACGTACAACATCAGCAGAGTCCAGAGAGTATGAAGCTACCCCAATGGTCTCCTCCTTCTCTATCAAAACACACTCATACGCAGCACTGGATGATTGTGTTGAATAACTGATTAATAAGTTACTATGTATTGTGTACTCTTCTAAATTTGGAATGGCTGAGTAGATTTGTGGATTTGATTGtctgaaaagattgtttaaataaagaaatagttgcttttaaaaatttaaatcctgcttcatcatcattttctgAATAATAACATACCACTGATGGAAACAGGCCCCTTCTGACATTTATGAGAGAGTATAAGCAGATAGACTTGCCACAAATGAACATTTAAACTATCATTTGAATATCACCCAATGTAATATCACAACTTTGGTGTCTTCTAATCTAAACATTTATAGTAGGTTTATAtccaaataaacaaatttatagtAGCTGCATGCTAAAAATTAAGATACCTATCTAAATTAATTCTGCACATGTCCATAATCAGTACACACAACTCTGGCTTACATTTAGCAGATTCTCTCAGTAGCCAGTTTTCAGTGACACAATGGTTAAACTCAATGTTTTCAGAGGGGCAGTCAGTGCTTAATAAGCACTTTGTGTTGATAAGCTCACAGCCATGTCCAGCATAGAttaaaaaaccttaaacaaaaaattgcaataatgataAAGTTAGTATTATAATTATGGAGATTCATTAAGATAAATTGTAGAGATTATTGATGCATGTGATTTGGATAATTTTTTGTATGTGaacaatttcaataattttagatTAAAATAGTTAGTTACATACACTGATATAAAGTTAATATGACAGTGGTTACAATGCTTAAATCCTAtggatttaaacaattaaaataaaattatatgtaatgGCCAAATACTGGATTAAGTTTGTATGTACGACATTGTTTTATGTATACTTTATTCATACATTCCAAGATGAAGACCATACATTTCAAGTTTGCATAAATTATGAAGTATAATAGTCACTAAAATatgacataataataaatacctagtTATAGTTAAAGGTGGCTCATTGAAGATATTACATCTTCAAGAACAAGAGagctttatgaaaataaatagattacaaTTTACTTACAGTAAGAACTTTCTGGTATCAATTGAAGTGTTTTGAttagtatttcttttaaaatgccACTTTTAGTGTTATTTACAAGTACTGTAATAAATCCCAATTCTCTTAAACTTTTCCCCAATGACTCACAATCTATGGAAGGGGTTACCAATGTGGACAAATgctcatatttttcatttgctATAAGTAATGCTACTTTTGATTGAGGTCTATAGTACGATTCTTTTTTTACTAAGGTCAAATAACCTGTGTATTGGTCATAGGTACGTCCTGCACGGTCTAGGCACTTGAGGAGCTGTTTTCCAGGTGACTTGGCACCTTCAAAtataattctgaaattatattaatagattGCATGAGGAATTAAGATACCTAATAAGAAAAGTAGAGAAAActcatatatatattgtttctCAATATATAGTACACCTACAAAATTTTTATCACATAAGTTAAAATTTGATCAACTAACTTTACGCCTGATAACTCTGCAATTATTTCACAAACTTCTTTACTAAAATCAGAAGCATCTTTAAGTTCTTTCAACGATAAATCTTGTAAAAGAGGCTTTGGATAAGACATTTctgaattctttatttattaaattaaaattaataaatataataacttaaattttatcACAATCATTTGCTGTCATTGGGTACCTAAAACCTATTGGCCCATTTGTGCACACTGTCCATAGTGGTCCATCACagattaaaaattatgataatatagTTATTGTGATTTGTGCTTATAGAATTACCAGCAGTGTTGCCAGTGGCAGCTAGACAAATGTAACAATATAATGACGGCTCAAAAAGTAACATTAAAATCTTCATTATCGGCAAAGTGGGTTCTGGCACATTGCAACTTACTCTCTTACCCTCTTCGTCGGTGTTATTTGCTTTTTAGATGATCTTAAACCCAGATCTCAGATACAGGACGTACAAACAAATCCCTATGGCCACAAATAGCGTTGccagcacttttgtaacgttttaTGTTACTTGTCATATCCATGTTACAAGATTCGGAATgctacttttatatttattttaggcctatatattgtatgaatgaatgaataaatacacttttattgtacaccctACACAtcatagaaaacaaaaaataaaaaaattgcaactaCTAAAGAAGGATAAGAAAGAAAGGAAAATATAGCGGTactataatttcttaatatattattttatcacgaAATTATAGTGTAACAAATATTACttattcattttctttttgAGAGACTTGACTTTATAACCAGCACCCGACTTCCCTTAGCCTGACTCCTTGTTCTTTCATTTTATCCTGGTTGATCTTTTCGGTCTCCTtgtgtagttaaaaaaattatgcgtCTCTCAACGTGACCCCTCACAGACTAGTGTGCCTGGACTCAgtgacaaaatattttataaatgagtAAGCTATAAGCTCAGATAAAGAAGCTACTATATTAAAAAGACAGTGAATATTAGTTTTTAAACAATGTCGCT
This sequence is a window from Pararge aegeria chromosome 1, ilParAegt1.1, whole genome shotgun sequence. Protein-coding genes within it:
- the LOC120623337 gene encoding mucosa-associated lymphoid tissue lymphoma translocation protein 1-like: MSYPKPLLQDLSLKELKDASDFSKEVCEIIAELSGVKIIFEGAKSPGKQLLKCLDRAGRTYDQYTGYLTLVKKESYYRPQSKVALLIANEKYEHLSTLVTPSIDCESLGKSLRELGFITVLVNNTKSGILKEILIKTLQLIPESSYCFLIYAGHGCELINTKCLLSTDCPSENIEFNHCVTENWLLRESAKCKPELCVLIMDMCRINLDRQSNPQIYSAIPNLEEYTIHSNLLISYSTQSSSAAYECVLIEKEETIGVASYSLDSADVVRGGVSQYVDALCSRLNENDVDISLMLDRVHGDVENSIKPQRPIKVQCGVSKRFLSDLVKGDTKELWSILRGALEKYNEHCTVSM